From one Misgurnus anguillicaudatus chromosome 2, ASM2758022v2, whole genome shotgun sequence genomic stretch:
- the lyn gene encoding tyrosine-protein kinase Lyn isoform X2: MGCKKSKLDDDQNGGVLDMNKQQPNNPNTELLPGQVFQKLEESAKIVIALYPYEAIHPDDLGFKKGEKLKVLEEHGEWWKAKSLSTRKEGFIPSNYVGQADTMETEEWFFKDITRKDAERQLLAPANKPGSYLLRESETSKGSYSLSIRDKDAQGSDVVKHYKIRSLDNGGYYISPKITFTDISSMIKHYHKQADGLCRKLEKCCEKPKAQKPWDKDAWEISKESIKMVKKLGAGQFGEVWMAYYNNSTKVAVKTLKPGTMSVEAFLEEANLMKTLQHDRLVRLYAVVTKTEPIYIITEFMANGSLLDFLKSDTGSKTQLPKLIDFSAQIAEGMAYIEKKNYIHRDLRAANVLVSESLLCKIADFGLARVIEDDQYTAREGAKFPIKWTAPEAINYGSFTIKSDMWSFGVLLYEIITYGKIPYPGMSNSEVMSSIQRGYRMPRPESCPPELYDIMNSCWKNKPEDRPTFDYIQSVLDDFYTATEGQYQQQP; this comes from the exons AGTCAGCTAAAATAGTCATCGCCCTGTACCCCTATGAAGCTATACACCCTGATGATCTAGGTTTTAAAAAAGGAGAAAAATTAAAGGTTCTAGAAGA gcaTGGCGAGTGGTGGAAGGCAAAATCATTGAGCACAAGAAAGGAAGGATTTATTCCATCAAACTATGTTGGACAAGCAGACACTATGGAGACAGAAGA GTGGTTTTTCAAAGACATCACTAGAAAGGATGCAGAGAGACAGCTATTAGCACCTGCTAACAAACCCGGATCTTACCTCCTACGAGAGAGTGAAACATCAAAAG GAAGTTATTCGCTGTCGATTAGAGACAAGGATGCTCAGGGGTCAGACGTTGTTAAACATTACAAGATCAGATCCCTGGATAATGGCGGCTACTACATATCTCCAAAAATTACATTCACTGACATCAGCAGCATGATTAAACATTACCACA AACAAGCAGATGGACTGTGTCGAAAGTTAGAGAAATGTTGCGAGAAGCCCAAAGCACAAAAACCGTGGGACAAAGATGCCTGGGAAATCTCCAAAGAATCCATTAAGATGGTGAAGAAGCTTGGAGCAGGGCAGTTTGGCGAGGTCTGGATGG CTTACTACAATAACAGCACAAAAGTGGCGGTGAAAACACTGAAGCCGGGCACAATGTCAGTGGAGGCTTTCCTAGAGGAGGCAAACCTTATGAAAACCTTACAGCATGATAGACTGGTGCGCCTTTATGCAGTGGTCACCAAAACTGAGCCCATCTACATCATCACTGAATTCATGGCAAATG GAAGCTTATTGGACTTTTTGAAAAGTGACACAGGCTCCAAAACACAGTTACCAAAGCTAATAGATTTTTCAGCGCAG ATAGCAGAAGGTATGGCCTACATCGAGAAGAAGAATTATATTCACCGAGACTTGAGAGCAGCTAACGTGTTGGTTTCAGAGAGTCTATTGTGCAAAATAGCTGATTTTGGCCTGGCCCGAGTTATTGAGGATGACCAATATACAGCCAGAGAGG GAGCAAAGTTTCCCATTAAATGGACGGCACCTGAGGCAATCAACTATGGCTCTTTCACCATTAAATCAGATATGTGGTCTTTTGGAGTTCTCCTCTATGAGATTATAACATATGGAAAAATCCCTTATCCAG GCATGAGTAATAGTGAGGTCATGAGCTCTATCCAGAGAGGCTACCGGATGCCCCGCCCTGAAAGCTGCCCGCCTGAACTTTATGACATCATGAACTCTTGTTGGAAGAATAAACCGGAGGACCGTCCCACATTTGACTATATTCAGAGTGTACTGGATGACTTTTACACAGCCACTGAGGGCCAGTACCAGCAGCAACCATGA